One window of the Peromyscus leucopus breed LL Stock chromosome 17, UCI_PerLeu_2.1, whole genome shotgun sequence genome contains the following:
- the LOC114709576 gene encoding zinc finger protein 431-like isoform X1 yields the protein MNSVTYDDVHVNFTQDEWALLDPSQKSLYKNVMLETYQNLTAIGYKWDDHNIKEDFQRSRRLGRHERSHTGEKPYECSQCGKTFSRQSNLQVHKRTHTGEKPYECNQCGKAFACHSYLQKHERIHTGEKPHECKQCSKAFADYSNLKIHERTHTGVKPYECNQCGKTFSQQSHLQIHKGSHTGEKPYKCNQCGKAFAYHRSLQRHERVHTGEKPYECKQCGKAIAYYSNLKIHERTHTGVKPYECNQCGKTFSQQKHLQIHKSSHTGEKPYKCNQCGKSFACHSYLQKHERVHTGEKPYECNQCGKAFAYYSNLKIHERTHTGVKPYECNQCGKTFSQLNNLQIHKSSHTGEKPYKCNQCGKSFACYRSLQKHERVHTGEKPYECKQCGKAFADYSNLKIHERTHTGVKPYECNQCGKTFSQQKYLQIHKSSHTGEKPYKCNQCSKAFAHHSVLRNHEKNHIGEKPYECNQCGKTFSRQYNLRIHRRTHTGEKPYKCYQCGKAFACCSGLHRHRKIHVEEKPYDCNQYGKTFSQQKHLQMHKSSHTKEIL from the exons ATG AATTcagtgacctatgatgatgtgcatgtaaacttcactcaggatgagtgggctttgctggatccttcccagaagagtcTCTACAAaaatgtgatgctggagacctacCAGAATCTCACTGCTATAG GCTACAAATGGGATGAccataatattaaagaagatttTCAAAGATCTAGAAGACTTGGAAG gcatgaaagaagtcatactggagagaaaccctatgaatgtagtcAATGTGGGAAAACCTTTTCACGACAGAGTAATCTccaagtacataaaagaacacacactggagaaaaaccctatgaatgtaatcaatgtgggaaagcctttgcaTGCCACAGTTATCTTCAAAagcatgaaagaattcatactggagagaaaccccatGAATGTAAGCAATGTAGTAAAGCTTTTGCAGATTACAGTAATcttaaaatacatgaaagaacacatactggagtgaaaccctatgaatgtaatcaatgtggtaaaaccttttCACAACAGAGTCATCTCCAAATACATAAAGGttcacatactggagagaaaccctataaatgtaatcaatgtgggaaagcctttgcatatcatcgttctcttcaaaggcatgaaagagttcatactggagagaaaccctatgaatgtaagcaATGTGGTAAAGCTATTGCATATTACAGTAATcttaaaatacatgaaagaacacatactggagtgaaaccctatgaatgtaatcaatgtggtaaaaccttttCACAACAGAAGcatctccaaatacataaaagttcacatactggagagaaaccctacaagtgtaaCCAATGTGGGAAATCCTTTGCATGCCATAGTTATCTTCAAAAGCATGAAAGAgttcatactggggagaaaccctatgaatgtaaccaatgtggtaaagcttttgcatATTACAGTAATcttaaaatacatgaaagaacacataccggagtgaaaccctatgaatgtaatcaatgtggtaaaaccttttCACAACTGAATaatctccaaatacataaaagttcacatactggagagaaaccctataaatgtaatcaatgtgggaaAAGCTTTGCATGTTATCGTTCTCTACAAAAGCATGAaagagttcatactggagagaaaccttatgaatgtaagcaatgtggtaaagcttttgcagATTACAGTAATcttaaaatacatgaaagaactCATACAGGTgtgaaaccctatgaatgtaatcaatgtggtaaaaccttttCACAACAGAAGtatcttcaaatacataaaagttcacatactggagagaaaccctataaatgtaatcaatgtagTAAAGCTTTTGCACATCATAGTGTTCTTcgaaatcatgaaaaaaatcatattggagagaaaccatatgaatgtaatcagtgtggtaaaaccTTTTCTAGACAATATAATCTCCGAATACAtagaagaacacatactggagagaaaccctataaatgttatcaatgtgggaaagcctttgcaTGTTGTAGTGGTCTTCACAGGCATAGAAAAATTCATGTGGAAGAGAAACCCTATGATTGTAATCAATATGGTAAAACATTTTCACAACAGAAGCATCTCCAAATGCATAAAAGCTCACATACTAAAGAGATCCTATAA
- the LOC114709576 gene encoding zinc finger protein 120-like isoform X2, protein MNSVTYDDVHVNFTQDEWALLDPSQKSLYKNVMLETYQNLTAIGYKWDDHNIKEDFQRSRRLGR, encoded by the exons ATG AATTcagtgacctatgatgatgtgcatgtaaacttcactcaggatgagtgggctttgctggatccttcccagaagagtcTCTACAAaaatgtgatgctggagacctacCAGAATCTCACTGCTATAG GCTACAAATGGGATGAccataatattaaagaagatttTCAAAGATCTAGAAGACTTGGAAGGTAA